From a region of the Procambarus clarkii isolate CNS0578487 chromosome 18, FALCON_Pclarkii_2.0, whole genome shotgun sequence genome:
- the Sgsh gene encoding N-sulphoglucosamine sulphohydrolase, protein MKVTAVVLMVMVTMVNGRNVLMMVADDGGLEMKVYGNSVIEMPHLDALAGQSVVFTRAFTSVSSCSPSRSAILTGLPTHQNGMYGLHQGYHHFSSFDGVRSLPEILSGSGVRTGIIGKKHVGPEAVYPFEFAHTEETESILQVGRNITHMRQLARQFLQANDTRPFFLYVGFHDPHRCGHTHPEYGQFCEKFGNGAPGMGVIPDWHPTHYTPERVTVPYFVQDTPAARDDLVAQYTTLSRLDQGVGLLLEELATAGQLNDTLVIYTSDNGIPFPAGRTNLYDPGLVEPLLVSSPLHPASRGRTSSSLASLLDLTPTVLDWLRVPYPHYYILRKDQPAMLTGRSLLPYLDFAGRGVSQQKVGVPKQKVGVPKQKVGVPQQVGVPQQVGVSQQKIGVWQPNVGVAISEPAVFASHDLHEVTMYYPMRALRTPSFKLIHNLNYRMPFPIDQDFYLSPVFQDILNRTRESLPLPWYTTLRHYYYRDQWELYDLKADPEERYNVAGKGRYQGVLAALQERLRAWQNATYDPWLCGPSAVLQDSGPYATHHACLPLYNDL, encoded by the exons ATGAAGGTGACAGCGGTagtgctgatggtgatggtgacgatggtgaacgGAAGAAACGTTCTGATGATGGTGGCAGACGATGGTGGCTTGGAAATGAAG GTGTATGGGAACTCTGTGATTGAGATGCCTCACCTGGATGCTCTGGCcggccagagtgtggtgttcacgcGGGCCTTCACCTCCGTCAGCAGCTGCTCGCCCTCGCGCTCCGCCATCTTGACGGGCTTGCCCACCCACCAGAATGGAATGTACGGCCTCCACCAGGGCTACCATCACTTCAGCTCTTTCGACGGCGTGCGCAGCCTGCCGGAGATCCTATCGGGGTCGGGCGTACGCACTGGCATCATCGGGAAGAAGCATGTTGGTCCAGAAGCTGTTTATCCATTTGAGTTCGCGCACACGGAGGAGACGGAGTCTATCCTGCAGGTCGGGCGGAATATAACCCACATGCGGCAGCTGGCGCGGCAGTTCCTCCAGGCCAACGACACGCGTCCTTTCTTCCTGTACGTGGGCTTCCACGACCCTCACAGGTGCGGCCACACGCACCCAGAGTACGGACAGTTCTGTGAAAAGTTTGGCAACGGCGCGCCTGGCATGGGTGTCATCCCGGACTGGCACCCCACGCACTACACCCCAGAGCGGGTGACTGTGCCTTATTTCGTGCAGGATACACCCGCTGCCAGGGACGACCTTGTTGCACAGTACACCACGCTCTCCCGCCTCGACCAGGGCGTGGGACTCCTGCTGGAGGAGCTGGCTACAGCTGGCCAGCTCAACGACACTCTGGTTATCTACACTTCAGACAACGGTATACCTTTCCCCGCCGGCAGGACCAACCTGTACGACCCCGGGCTGGTGGAGCCCCTGCTGGTGTCGTCGCCGCTACACCCAGCCTCCCGGGGTCGTACCTCCAGCAGCCTCGCGTCTCTCCTCGACCTCACGCCTACCGTCCTCGACTGGCTGCGGGTTCCCTACCCTCACTACTACATCCTCAGGAAGGACCAGCCAGCGATGCTCACCGGACGATCCCTGCTCCCGTATCTTGACTTCGCTGGGCGGGGCGTGTCCCAGCAGAAGGTGGGCGTGCCCAAGCAGAAGGTGGGCGTGCCCAAGCAGAAGGTGGGCGTGCCCCAGCAGGTGGGCGTGCCCCAGCAGGTGGGCGTGTCCCAGCAGAAGATAGGCGTGTGGCAGCCCAACGTGGGCGTGGCAATATCCGAGCCGGCAGTGTTCGCCAGCCACGACCTGCACGAAGTGACGATGTATTACCCGATGCGCGCCCTCCGCACGCCCTCCTTCAAGCTGATCCACAACCTTAACTACAGGATGCCCTTCCCCATCGACCAGGACTTCTACCTGTCGCCGGTCTTCCAGGACATCCTCAATCGGACTCGGGAGTCGTTGCCGCTGCCCTGGTACACGACCCTGCGCCACTACTACTACCGCGACCAGTGGGAGCTCTACGACCTGAAGGCGGACCCAGAGGAGCGCTACAATGTAGCGGGGAAGGGGCGCTACCAGGGGGTGCTAGCGGCGCTCCAGGAACGACTGCGGGCCTGGCAGAACGCCACCTACGACCCCTGGCTGTGTGGCCCCTCAGCCGTACTTCAGGACTCCGGCCCTTACGCCACACACcacgcctgcctccctctctataACGACCTCTGA
- the LOC123754275 gene encoding zinc finger FYVE domain-containing protein 21 produces the protein MAGTTATGKRLIRSKSGLRIVPLNDSDRSPFELREPEWIPDKLSPTCMDCKEKFDFLKRRHHCRRCGRVCCSSCCENRVALPRMCFLDPVRVCTPCAEATSRENIFYNKDLKALVTGAILCLGNDASLDLVQCRLSSDHRFFIVSGPYNDSAPPLSIPMHRIMGLQVGSRNQNPSGNCTVSSLVVQYCLAGEEEKEISLAAPPDASASAFAFLTALEKAMFMMQESRAVIGTGE, from the exons ATGGCTGGAACTACAGCAACGGGAAAAAGGCTCATCCGCTCAAAATCAGGACTGAGGATTGTTCCTCTAAATGATTCAGACAGAAGCCCATTTGAGCTGAGAGAACCTGAATGGATACCTGACAAGCTG AGTCCAACATGCATGGATTGCAAAGAGAAGTTTGACTTTTTAAAGAGAAGG CACCACTGTCGTCGATGTGGGCGAGTATGCTGTTCCTCTTGCTGTGAGAACCGTGTGGCTCTACCAAGAATGTGTTTTCTTGACCCAGTAAGAGTGTGTACACCGTGCGCAGAGGCAACATCAAGAGAAAACATATTTTACAATAAAGACCTCAAggctctcgtcactg GAGCCATATTGTGCCTGGGAAATGACGCTTCATTGGACCTGGTGCAGTGTCGTTTATCCTCTGACCATCGGTTCTTCATTGTTTCTGGGCCGTACAATGACTCTGCTCCACCCCTGTCAATACCCATGCACCGGATAATGGGACTCCAAGTGGGTAGCCGCAATCAG AATCCCTCGGGAAATTGCACAGTATCATCCCTGGTAGTGCAGTACTGCTTGGCCGGAGAAGAGGAGAAGGAGATTAGCTTAGCAGCTCCTCCAGACGCAAGTGCCTCTGCTTTTGCTTTCCTCACGGCACTTGAAAAGGCCATGTTTATGATGCAGGAGTCGAGGGCAGTCATTGGCACTGGTGAGTGA